In one window of Streptomyces roseofulvus DNA:
- a CDS encoding DEAD/DEAH box helicase, with the protein MNSSPRPTAAEDDFAQHAGATPALPAVVSFDELGLPAEVRKLLTAQGVVTPFPIQAATLPNALAGRDVLGRGRTGSGKTLAFGLPLLVRLAGRRAEARKPRALVLVPTRELAQQVTDALAPFAGALGLRLATVVGGMSIGRQATALRDGAEVVIATPGRLLDLVERKDARLDRVEITVLDEADQMADLGFTDQVTALLDLVREGGQRLLFSATLDRNVDLLVERYLHDPVVHSVDPSAASVDGMEHLVLQVHGADRFATATEIAARDGRTIMFLATKASVDRFTAHLRGSGVRAAALHGDKSQPLRTRTLERFRTGEVTVLVATNVAARGIHVDEIDLVVNVDPPADHKDYLHRGGRTARAGGSGTVVTLVLPDQRKDVLRLMADAGLRPRVTQVRSGEAELTRLTGARAPSGVPVDGAAPSTERPKRGGAQFRGIGTVPGKPGRAKNESRRSAEERKLAEARRAARVRRGR; encoded by the coding sequence ATGAACAGCTCCCCCCGCCCCACCGCAGCCGAGGACGACTTCGCGCAGCACGCCGGTGCCACGCCGGCCCTCCCCGCCGTCGTCTCCTTCGACGAGCTCGGGCTGCCCGCCGAGGTGCGGAAGCTGCTCACCGCGCAGGGAGTCGTCACCCCGTTCCCCATCCAGGCGGCGACCCTGCCGAACGCCCTCGCCGGGCGGGACGTCCTCGGACGCGGCCGGACCGGCTCCGGCAAGACGCTCGCCTTCGGGCTGCCGCTCCTCGTGCGCCTCGCCGGGCGCCGCGCCGAGGCACGCAAGCCCCGGGCCCTGGTCCTGGTGCCCACCCGCGAGCTGGCCCAGCAGGTCACCGACGCGCTCGCGCCGTTCGCCGGGGCGCTCGGGCTGCGGCTGGCCACCGTGGTCGGCGGCATGTCGATCGGCCGGCAGGCCACGGCGCTGCGCGACGGCGCCGAGGTCGTGATCGCCACCCCCGGCCGCCTGCTGGACCTCGTCGAACGCAAGGACGCCCGGCTCGACCGGGTGGAGATCACCGTCCTCGACGAGGCCGACCAGATGGCCGACCTGGGCTTCACCGACCAGGTCACCGCCCTCCTCGACCTGGTGCGCGAAGGGGGCCAGCGGCTGCTGTTCTCCGCCACCCTCGACCGGAACGTCGACCTCCTCGTCGAGCGCTACCTCCACGACCCGGTCGTCCACTCGGTCGACCCCTCGGCCGCCTCCGTCGACGGCATGGAGCACCTGGTCCTCCAGGTGCACGGCGCCGACAGGTTCGCCACCGCCACCGAGATCGCCGCCCGTGACGGGCGCACCATCATGTTCCTGGCCACCAAGGCGTCCGTCGACCGCTTCACCGCGCACCTGCGCGGCAGCGGCGTCCGGGCCGCCGCCCTGCACGGCGACAAGTCCCAGCCGCTGCGCACCCGCACCCTGGAGCGGTTCCGCACCGGCGAGGTGACCGTCCTGGTGGCCACCAACGTGGCCGCGCGCGGCATCCACGTCGACGAGATCGACCTCGTCGTGAACGTCGACCCGCCCGCCGACCACAAGGACTACCTGCACCGCGGCGGCCGCACCGCCCGCGCCGGCGGCTCCGGCACCGTCGTCACCCTGGTCCTGCCCGACCAGCGCAAGGACGTGCTCCGGCTCATGGCGGACGCGGGGCTCCGGCCCCGGGTCACCCAGGTCCGCTCCGGCGAGGCCGAGCTGACCCGGCTCACCGGCGCCAGGGCACCCTCCGGCGTCCCCGTCGACGGCGCCGCCCCCAGCACCGAGCGCCCCAAGCGCGGCGGCGCGCAGTTCCGCGGCATCGGCACCGTCCCCGGCAAGCCCGGCCGGGCGAAGAACGAGTCCCGGCGGTCGGCCGAGGAGCGGAAGCTGGCCGAGGCCCGCAGGGCCGCCCGGGTCCGCCGGGGCCGTTGA
- a CDS encoding alpha/beta fold hydrolase, with amino-acid sequence MSETPTNTLQYRVDGPDDAPVLVLGPSLGTTFHMWDRQIPELTRDRRVVRFDLPGHGGAPAQPFTSVAELGDRLLATLDTLGVQRFGYAGCSLGGAVGLDLALRAPHRVAALALVATAPRFGTADEWRQRGVVVRTNGLEPMARTAPEQWFTPHFAANQPAIVDWAVQMVRTTDAACYVAACEALAVFDVRAALGSIGVPALVLVGSEDRVTGPAEARTLVAGIADAKLAVVPGASHLAPVEQPAAVTDLLLEHFSATGLETSGSLAVPPPVPTAAPAPAEPPAPAPAAAEDGAEGPAVRPDPYERGLGLRREILGDAHVDRALADPDAGDFQALVTRYAWGEVWAREGLDRRTRSVVTLTALVAGGHREALADHTRAALRNGLSPAEIREIVLHTAVYCGLPAAETALSTVSRVITEETTPPA; translated from the coding sequence GTGAGTGAGACACCGACGAACACCCTGCAATACCGAGTCGACGGGCCCGACGACGCTCCCGTCCTGGTCCTGGGCCCCTCGTTGGGCACCACCTTCCACATGTGGGACCGCCAGATCCCGGAGCTGACCCGGGACCGGCGCGTCGTCCGGTTCGACCTGCCCGGCCACGGCGGCGCCCCCGCCCAGCCCTTCACCTCCGTCGCGGAGCTCGGCGACCGCCTCCTCGCCACCCTCGACACCCTCGGCGTCCAGCGCTTCGGCTACGCCGGCTGCTCCCTCGGCGGAGCCGTCGGCCTCGACCTCGCCCTGCGCGCCCCGCACCGGGTCGCCGCGCTGGCGCTGGTCGCGACCGCGCCGCGGTTCGGCACCGCCGACGAGTGGCGGCAGCGCGGCGTGGTGGTCCGCACCAACGGCCTGGAGCCGATGGCGCGCACCGCGCCCGAGCAGTGGTTCACCCCGCACTTCGCCGCCAACCAGCCCGCCATCGTCGACTGGGCCGTCCAGATGGTGCGGACCACCGACGCCGCCTGTTACGTCGCCGCCTGCGAGGCCCTGGCCGTCTTCGACGTCCGGGCCGCCCTCGGCAGCATCGGCGTGCCCGCGCTGGTCCTGGTCGGCTCCGAGGACCGGGTGACCGGCCCCGCCGAGGCCCGTACCCTCGTCGCCGGCATCGCCGACGCCAAGCTGGCCGTCGTCCCGGGCGCCTCCCACCTCGCCCCGGTCGAGCAGCCGGCCGCCGTCACCGACCTGCTCCTGGAGCACTTCTCGGCGACCGGCCTGGAGACCAGCGGCAGCCTGGCCGTACCGCCGCCCGTCCCCACCGCCGCCCCGGCCCCGGCCGAGCCGCCCGCCCCCGCCCCGGCAGCGGCCGAGGACGGTGCGGAGGGCCCGGCGGTCCGCCCCGACCCGTACGAGCGGGGGCTCGGGCTGCGCCGCGAGATCCTCGGCGACGCCCATGTCGACCGGGCGCTCGCCGACCCGGACGCGGGGGACTTCCAGGCGCTCGTCACCCGCTACGCCTGGGGCGAGGTCTGGGCCCGGGAGGGCCTCGACCGGCGCACCCGCAGCGTCGTCACCCTGACGGCTCTGGTCGCCGGCGGGCACCGGGAGGCGCTCGCCGACCACACCCGGGCCGCACTCCGCAACGGCCTCTCACCCGCCGAGATCCGCGAGATCGTGCTGCACACCGCCGTCTACTGCGGCCTCCCGGCCGCCGAGACCGCCCTCTCCACGGTCAGCCGCGTGATCACCGAGGAGACCACGCCGCCGGCCTAG
- a CDS encoding MBL fold metallo-hydrolase, producing MKLTKKSHACVRLEKDGRTLVLDPGMFTEEDAALGADALLVTHEHPDHFDEGRLRAALDAHPATEIWTLRSVAEQLAPAFPGRVHTVGHGDAFSAAGFDIEVHGELHAVIHPDIPRVTNVGFLVDGAVFHPGDALTVPGRPVDTLLLPVMAPWNKISEVIDYVREVKPRRAYDIHDALLTDLARPIYDRQIGGLGGTDHQRLASGASAEL from the coding sequence GTGAAGCTGACGAAGAAGTCCCACGCCTGCGTCCGGCTGGAGAAGGACGGGCGGACGCTCGTCCTCGACCCCGGCATGTTCACGGAAGAGGACGCCGCGCTCGGCGCCGACGCCCTCCTCGTCACCCACGAGCACCCCGACCACTTCGACGAGGGCCGGCTCCGGGCCGCCCTCGACGCCCATCCGGCCACCGAGATCTGGACCCTGCGTAGCGTCGCCGAGCAGCTGGCGCCGGCCTTCCCCGGGCGGGTGCACACCGTCGGGCACGGCGACGCGTTCAGCGCGGCCGGTTTCGACATCGAGGTCCACGGCGAGCTGCACGCCGTGATCCACCCGGACATCCCGCGCGTCACCAACGTCGGCTTCCTCGTGGACGGCGCCGTCTTCCACCCCGGCGACGCCCTCACCGTCCCCGGCCGCCCGGTGGACACCCTGCTGCTGCCGGTGATGGCGCCGTGGAACAAGATCTCCGAGGTGATCGACTACGTCCGCGAGGTGAAGCCGCGCCGGGCGTACGACATCCACGACGCGCTCCTGACCGACCTGGCCCGGCCGATCTACGACCGGCAGATCGGCGGGCTCGGCGGCACCGACCACCAGCGGCTCGCGTCCGGCGCCTCCGCCGAGCTGTGA
- a CDS encoding exodeoxyribonuclease III — MRIATWNVNSITARLPRLLAWLESSGTDVLCIQETKCTAAQFPVEELRALGYESVVNATGRWNGVALLSRVGFEDVVLGLPGGPEYEAVQEPRAISATCGPVRVWSVYVPNGREIAHEHYAYKLRWLEALKAAVAEDAAGDRPFAVLGDYNIAPTDDDVWDVSLFEGATHVTGPERAALAGLREAGLADVVPRPLKYDHPYTYWDYRQLAFPKNKGMRIDLVYGNKPFAEAVKDSYVDREERKGKGASDHAPVVVDLDL; from the coding sequence ATGCGCATCGCCACCTGGAACGTCAATTCGATCACCGCCCGGCTGCCCCGGCTGCTGGCCTGGCTGGAGAGCAGCGGCACCGACGTGCTCTGCATCCAGGAGACCAAGTGCACCGCCGCGCAGTTCCCCGTCGAGGAGCTGCGCGCGCTGGGGTACGAGTCGGTGGTCAACGCCACCGGCAGGTGGAACGGCGTCGCCCTGCTCTCCCGGGTCGGCTTCGAGGACGTGGTCCTGGGCCTGCCCGGCGGTCCGGAGTACGAGGCGGTGCAGGAGCCCCGGGCGATCTCCGCCACCTGCGGCCCGGTCCGCGTCTGGTCGGTCTACGTGCCGAACGGCCGGGAGATCGCCCACGAGCACTACGCGTACAAGCTGCGCTGGCTGGAGGCGCTGAAGGCGGCCGTCGCGGAGGACGCGGCCGGCGACCGCCCGTTCGCCGTCCTCGGCGACTACAACATCGCCCCGACCGACGACGACGTCTGGGACGTCTCCCTCTTCGAGGGCGCCACCCACGTCACCGGGCCCGAGCGCGCCGCCCTCGCCGGCCTGCGCGAGGCGGGCCTCGCCGACGTCGTCCCGCGCCCCCTCAAGTACGACCACCCGTACACCTACTGGGACTACCGCCAGCTCGCCTTCCCCAAGAACAAGGGCATGCGCATCGACCTGGTGTACGGCAACAAGCCCTTCGCCGAGGCCGTGAAGGACAGTTACGTGGACCGCGAGGAGCGCAAGGGCAAGGGTGCCTCCGACCACGCCCCGGTCGTCGTCGACCTCGACCTCTGA
- a CDS encoding DUF6278 family protein: protein MNIPFLDHWRKRHEPDPSPLAAAFDRDPEGVGELLAECELLRARVERAGVTLDDSPRSLEELDQLPPRWRDDAEELPWFGNDAGLYLGTVIVRNVPGARWQVWPNGGPVVVLESGREVPVVEYGVEWAMSGAPELSQVYAEAAEE, encoded by the coding sequence ATGAACATCCCGTTTCTCGACCACTGGCGCAAGCGGCACGAGCCCGACCCGTCCCCGCTGGCCGCGGCCTTCGACCGTGACCCCGAGGGCGTGGGAGAACTGCTGGCCGAGTGCGAGCTGCTCCGCGCCCGGGTCGAGCGGGCGGGCGTGACGCTCGACGACTCCCCGCGCTCCCTGGAGGAGCTGGACCAGCTCCCGCCGCGCTGGCGCGACGACGCCGAGGAGCTGCCCTGGTTCGGCAACGACGCGGGGCTCTACCTCGGCACCGTCATCGTGCGGAACGTGCCGGGCGCCCGCTGGCAGGTGTGGCCGAACGGCGGTCCGGTCGTCGTCCTGGAGTCCGGCCGCGAGGTCCCGGTGGTCGAGTACGGCGTCGAGTGGGCGATGAGCGGGGCGCCCGAACTCTCCCAGGTGTACGCCGAGGCCGCCGAGGAGTGA
- a CDS encoding amino acid ABC transporter ATP-binding protein, producing MTVDPLIELRGVNKHYGALHVLQGIDLTVGRGEVVVVIGPSGSGKSTLCRAMNRLETIESGEIRIDGRPLPDEGKDLARLRADVGMVFQSFNLFAHKTVLANVSLAQIKVRGRKREEADRRSRDLLDRVGLAAHAEKYPAQLSGGQQQRVAIARALAMDPKALLFDEPTSALDPEMINEVLEVMRQLAREGMTMVVVTHEMGFARSAAHRVVFMADGRILEDRAPEEFFTAPRSERAKDFLSKILSH from the coding sequence ATGACCGTCGATCCGCTGATCGAACTGCGTGGCGTGAACAAGCACTACGGCGCACTGCACGTCCTCCAGGGCATCGACCTCACCGTCGGCCGCGGCGAGGTCGTCGTCGTCATCGGCCCGTCGGGCTCCGGCAAGTCCACCCTCTGCCGGGCGATGAACCGGCTGGAGACCATCGAGTCCGGCGAGATCCGCATCGACGGCCGGCCCCTCCCCGACGAGGGCAAGGACCTCGCCCGGCTCCGCGCCGACGTCGGCATGGTCTTCCAGTCCTTCAACCTCTTCGCCCACAAGACCGTCCTCGCCAACGTCTCCCTCGCCCAGATCAAGGTCCGCGGACGCAAGCGCGAGGAGGCCGACCGGCGGTCCCGCGACCTCCTCGACCGGGTCGGCCTCGCCGCCCACGCCGAGAAGTACCCGGCGCAGCTCTCCGGCGGCCAGCAGCAGCGCGTCGCCATCGCCCGCGCCCTCGCCATGGACCCCAAGGCGCTCCTCTTCGACGAGCCCACCTCCGCCCTCGACCCCGAGATGATCAACGAGGTCCTGGAGGTCATGCGGCAACTGGCCCGCGAGGGCATGACCATGGTCGTCGTCACCCACGAGATGGGTTTCGCCCGCTCCGCCGCCCACCGGGTCGTCTTCATGGCCGACGGCCGGATCCTGGAGGACCGCGCCCCCGAGGAGTTCTTCACCGCCCCGCGCAGCGAGCGCGCCAAGGACTTCCTCTCCAAGATCCTCTCGCACTGA
- a CDS encoding glutamate ABC transporter substrate-binding protein has translation MQRTHRRLGALALLLAAAGTLLAGCGRPGSPPIRGPQPDRLPTYRVESGFRLPDSPTWNRAKKRGRLIVGAKEDQPYLGEKDPATGEYSGYDIEIARMMAASLGFDPATGVEFRTIASANRETALQNGQIDYYVGTYTINDKRKQLVGFAGPYYQAGQSLLVRTDEDDIHGPRDLDGKRVCSAAGSTPYQRIQQEYPKAELVAYDTYSICVDNLLTYQVDAVTTDDTILMGYAAKVPDELRLAGKPFSKEPYGIGVPRGDTALRLALDDAIAAHEKNGDWKKAYDATLGLSGVPAPTPPPIDRYPAN, from the coding sequence ATGCAGCGCACGCACCGACGCCTGGGCGCCCTCGCCCTGCTGCTCGCCGCCGCCGGCACCCTGCTCGCCGGCTGCGGCCGGCCCGGCAGCCCGCCCATCAGGGGCCCGCAGCCCGACCGACTCCCCACCTACCGCGTCGAGTCCGGCTTCCGGCTGCCGGACTCGCCCACCTGGAACCGGGCGAAGAAGCGCGGCCGGCTGATCGTCGGCGCCAAGGAGGACCAGCCCTACCTCGGCGAGAAGGACCCCGCCACCGGCGAATACTCCGGCTACGACATCGAGATCGCCAGGATGATGGCCGCCTCCCTCGGCTTCGACCCGGCGACCGGCGTCGAGTTCCGCACCATCGCCTCCGCCAACCGCGAGACCGCCCTGCAGAACGGGCAGATCGACTACTACGTCGGTACCTACACCATCAACGACAAGCGCAAGCAGCTCGTCGGCTTCGCCGGGCCCTACTACCAGGCCGGCCAGTCCCTCCTCGTCCGCACCGACGAGGACGACATCCACGGGCCGCGCGACCTCGACGGCAAGCGCGTCTGCTCCGCCGCCGGCTCCACCCCCTACCAGCGGATCCAGCAGGAGTACCCGAAGGCCGAACTCGTCGCCTACGACACGTACTCCATCTGCGTCGACAACCTCCTCACCTACCAGGTCGACGCCGTCACCACCGACGACACCATCCTCATGGGCTACGCCGCCAAGGTCCCCGACGAACTCAGACTCGCCGGAAAGCCGTTCTCGAAGGAGCCGTACGGGATCGGCGTGCCGCGCGGCGACACCGCGCTCCGCCTCGCCCTCGACGACGCCATCGCCGCGCACGAGAAGAACGGCGACTGGAAGAAGGCGTACGACGCGACCCTCGGCCTCTCCGGGGTCCCCGCCCCGACGCCGCCGCCCATCGACCGCTACCCGGCCAACTGA
- a CDS encoding amino acid ABC transporter permease, producing the protein MDVLTENFSLYGEGFLGTLELTVYASALALALGFVMAAFRVAPVGSFRVFGTVWVTVLRNTPLTLLFFAVMLGLPRFGIVLPFELFAVLALGCYTSAFICEALRSGINTVPVGQGEAARSLGMSFTQTLGAVVLPQAFRSVIPPIGSTLIALAKNSAIAGAFSVTELLGTYKTLSELGYNIIWTFVWIAVGYLIITLSISAVFNVMEKRWGVAR; encoded by the coding sequence ATGGACGTACTGACAGAGAACTTCTCGCTCTACGGCGAGGGTTTCCTCGGCACCCTCGAACTCACCGTCTACGCCTCGGCGCTCGCCCTCGCCCTGGGCTTCGTCATGGCCGCCTTCCGGGTCGCGCCCGTCGGCTCCTTCCGGGTCTTCGGCACGGTCTGGGTCACCGTCCTCCGCAACACCCCGCTCACCCTGCTCTTCTTCGCGGTCATGCTGGGCCTGCCCCGCTTCGGCATCGTGCTGCCCTTCGAGCTGTTCGCGGTCCTCGCGCTCGGCTGCTACACCTCGGCCTTCATCTGCGAGGCGCTGCGCTCCGGCATCAACACCGTCCCCGTCGGGCAGGGCGAGGCCGCCCGCAGCCTCGGCATGAGCTTCACCCAGACCCTCGGCGCGGTCGTCCTGCCGCAGGCCTTCCGCTCGGTGATCCCGCCGATCGGCTCCACCCTGATCGCCCTCGCCAAGAACTCCGCCATCGCCGGCGCCTTCAGCGTCACCGAACTCCTGGGCACCTACAAGACCTTGAGCGAACTCGGCTACAACATCATCTGGACCTTCGTCTGGATCGCCGTCGGCTACCTGATCATCACCCTCTCCATCAGCGCGGTCTTCAACGTGATGGAGAAGCGCTGGGGGGTGGCCCGATGA
- a CDS encoding amino acid ABC transporter permease produces MSRAPQASALYDIPGPHARRRHLLYGVLSTVVILGIAAWILYLLLDTDQFTAVKWRPFLYEGIQELLLEGLGNTLKAFALAAVFSLALGAVLATGRLSDHRPVRWVATLLVEFFRAMPVLVMIFFIFVALKVQPLPALVAGLTLYNGSVLAEVFRTGVHAVPRGQGEAAYALGMRKTQVMTWVLVPQAVRAMLPAIISQLVVALKDTSLGYLITYEEFLHAGKLIASDLDYDLPFIPVVLVISPIYIGMCMLLSWFATWVARRERRDPRTKGVDVAPAAPVITLPGRE; encoded by the coding sequence ATGAGCCGCGCGCCGCAGGCCAGCGCCCTCTACGACATCCCCGGACCGCACGCCCGCCGCCGGCACCTGCTCTACGGCGTGCTCTCCACCGTCGTGATCCTCGGCATCGCCGCCTGGATCCTCTATCTGCTCCTCGACACCGACCAGTTCACCGCCGTGAAGTGGCGGCCCTTCCTCTACGAGGGCATCCAGGAGCTGCTGCTCGAAGGGCTCGGCAACACCCTCAAGGCGTTCGCGCTGGCCGCCGTGTTCTCCCTGGCGCTCGGCGCGGTCCTCGCCACCGGGCGGCTCTCCGACCACCGGCCGGTGCGCTGGGTCGCCACCCTGCTCGTCGAGTTCTTCCGCGCCATGCCCGTGCTGGTGATGATCTTCTTCATCTTCGTGGCGCTCAAGGTGCAGCCGCTGCCCGCGCTGGTCGCCGGACTCACCCTCTACAACGGCTCGGTGCTCGCCGAGGTCTTCCGCACCGGCGTGCACGCCGTGCCGCGCGGGCAGGGAGAGGCCGCGTACGCCCTGGGCATGCGGAAGACCCAGGTGATGACCTGGGTCCTGGTCCCGCAGGCGGTCCGCGCGATGCTGCCGGCCATCATCAGCCAGCTGGTGGTGGCGCTGAAGGACACCTCGCTCGGCTACCTCATCACCTACGAGGAGTTCCTCCACGCGGGCAAGCTGATCGCCTCCGACCTCGACTACGACCTGCCGTTCATCCCGGTCGTCCTGGTGATCTCGCCGATCTACATCGGCATGTGCATGCTGCTCTCCTGGTTCGCGACCTGGGTCGCGCGCCGGGAGCGCCGCGACCCCCGTACGAAGGGGGTGGACGTCGCTCCCGCCGCACCGGTGATCACGCTGCCGGGCCGCGAGTGA
- a CDS encoding alpha/beta fold hydrolase, giving the protein MRTSLALAVSAALVAGTALVLSPAAHAAESGTSVRFVDIAGDGGTVLKANVVTPAGADGSGRYPVVVLPTSWGLPQIEYLAQARRLADSGYVVVSYNARGFWESGGEIETAGPRDVADATRVIDWALAHTPADPARIGMAGVSYGAGISLLAAAQDSRIKAVAALSGWADLIDSIYSGRTQHLQAAALLGGAGYLTGRPGPELEKVLKDFLSSDLDQEDEMIAWGRQRSPVTQVDRINAHGTAIMLGNAWGDTIFPPNQYASFYEKLKGPKRLEFRPGDHATAEVTGLLGLPNDTWTSAHRWFDRYLKGTDNGVDRERPVRIKPRSDGGYEGYADWASVQAHRDRLALNDPEHLWTGADSGANGGVVLLSNLLDQLTRTPPTVSVPLLPRAFAAVWQSGRYDSGAAVRGTPVLHTTVTPTASSGTFVAYLYDVGPLGVGKLVSHAPYTFHDRTPGRPFTADLELFSTAYDVPAGHRLALVVDAADPLYIEHNPAGAQLTFSSPASDPSYLSVPMREE; this is encoded by the coding sequence GTGCGTACATCCCTGGCCCTCGCCGTCTCGGCCGCGCTGGTGGCCGGGACGGCCCTGGTCCTGTCCCCCGCCGCCCACGCCGCCGAGTCCGGCACGTCGGTCCGGTTCGTCGACATCGCCGGCGACGGCGGCACCGTCCTCAAGGCCAACGTCGTCACGCCCGCCGGGGCCGACGGCTCCGGCCGGTACCCCGTGGTCGTGCTGCCGACCAGCTGGGGCCTGCCGCAGATCGAGTACCTGGCGCAGGCGCGGCGGCTCGCCGACTCCGGGTACGTCGTGGTGAGCTACAACGCGCGCGGGTTCTGGGAGTCGGGCGGGGAGATCGAGACCGCCGGACCCCGGGACGTGGCCGACGCGACCAGGGTGATCGACTGGGCGCTCGCGCACACCCCGGCGGATCCGGCCAGGATCGGTATGGCGGGCGTCAGTTACGGCGCCGGGATCAGCCTGCTCGCCGCCGCGCAGGACTCCCGGATCAAGGCCGTCGCCGCACTGAGCGGCTGGGCCGACCTCATCGACTCCATCTACAGCGGCCGCACCCAGCACCTCCAGGCCGCCGCGCTGCTCGGCGGAGCGGGATACCTCACCGGCCGCCCCGGGCCCGAACTGGAGAAGGTCCTGAAGGACTTCCTCTCGTCCGACCTCGACCAGGAGGACGAGATGATCGCCTGGGGCCGGCAGCGGTCCCCCGTCACCCAGGTCGACCGGATCAACGCCCACGGCACCGCGATCATGCTCGGCAACGCCTGGGGCGACACCATCTTCCCGCCCAACCAGTACGCGAGCTTCTACGAGAAGCTGAAGGGCCCCAAGCGGCTGGAGTTCCGCCCCGGCGACCACGCCACCGCCGAGGTCACCGGCCTCCTCGGTCTGCCCAACGACACCTGGACCAGCGCCCACCGCTGGTTCGACCGGTATCTGAAGGGCACCGACAACGGCGTCGACCGCGAGCGGCCGGTGCGGATCAAGCCGCGCTCCGACGGCGGCTACGAGGGGTACGCCGACTGGGCGTCCGTCCAGGCGCACCGCGACCGGCTCGCGCTGAACGACCCCGAGCACCTGTGGACCGGCGCGGACTCCGGCGCCAACGGCGGCGTCGTCCTGCTCAGCAACCTCCTGGACCAGCTGACGCGGACCCCGCCGACCGTCTCCGTGCCGCTCCTCCCCCGCGCCTTCGCCGCCGTCTGGCAGTCGGGGCGGTACGACTCCGGGGCGGCGGTGCGCGGCACGCCCGTGCTGCACACCACGGTCACGCCGACCGCGTCGAGCGGCACCTTCGTCGCCTACCTCTACGACGTGGGCCCGCTCGGCGTCGGGAAGCTGGTCTCCCACGCCCCGTACACCTTCCACGACCGCACGCCGGGCCGGCCGTTCACCGCGGACCTGGAGCTGTTCTCCACCGCGTACGACGTCCCGGCCGGCCACCGGCTCGCGCTGGTCGTCGACGCCGCCGACCCGCTGTACATCGAGCACAACCCGGCCGGCGCGCAGCTGACCTTCTCCTCCCCCGCGTCCGATCCCTCGTACCTGTCGGTGCCGATGCGGGAGGAGTGA
- a CDS encoding cytochrome P450 yields the protein MQPTSLPDVFDPRIHAAGPPHAAFRELRDRAPVAWQEEREVLGWPAGRGFWAVTRHRDVVRVLKDAATYSSRLGATQIRDPDPADLPFIRRMMLNQDPPEHGRLRRLAGRAFTPRRIERFEATARARARRLLGAAREAGGEVDLVRGVTDDYALLNLTDLLGVPAEDRGLLHAWTERVIAYQDPDEPPVLDADGRPVNPRSPAMLAEMFAYAQELAAYKRKHPADDLMTALATTELADAELEMFFFLLTVAGNDTVRSAAPGGVLALCGHPDEQGRLWRREVGVDTAVDELLRAHPPVLSFRRTAARDTELAGTRIAAGDKVVVFHVSANHDERVFPHPHRLDLGRRPNPHVSFGDGPHVCLGAHFARLQLRVFYEELREACAGVESAGTPRRLVSNFINGIKSLPVRLREP from the coding sequence GTGCAGCCGACGAGCCTTCCCGATGTCTTCGATCCCCGGATCCACGCCGCCGGGCCGCCGCACGCCGCCTTCCGGGAGCTGCGCGACCGGGCGCCCGTCGCCTGGCAGGAGGAGCGGGAGGTGCTCGGCTGGCCGGCCGGGCGGGGGTTCTGGGCGGTGACCCGGCACCGTGACGTGGTGCGGGTGCTCAAGGACGCGGCGACGTACTCCTCGCGGCTCGGGGCCACGCAGATCCGGGACCCCGATCCGGCCGACCTGCCCTTCATCCGGCGCATGATGCTCAATCAGGACCCGCCGGAGCACGGACGGCTGCGGCGGCTGGCCGGGCGCGCCTTCACGCCGCGGCGGATCGAGCGGTTCGAGGCCACCGCGCGGGCGCGGGCCCGGCGGCTGCTCGGGGCGGCCCGGGAGGCGGGCGGCGAGGTCGATCTCGTCCGGGGCGTCACCGACGACTACGCGCTGCTCAACCTCACCGACCTGCTCGGCGTGCCGGCGGAGGACCGGGGGCTGCTGCACGCCTGGACCGAGCGGGTCATCGCCTACCAGGACCCGGACGAGCCGCCCGTGCTCGACGCCGACGGGCGCCCCGTCAACCCCCGGTCACCGGCCATGCTCGCCGAGATGTTCGCCTACGCCCAGGAGCTGGCCGCGTACAAGCGCAAGCACCCCGCCGACGACCTCATGACCGCCCTCGCCACCACCGAACTCGCCGACGCCGAACTGGAGATGTTCTTCTTCCTGCTCACCGTCGCCGGCAACGACACCGTGCGGTCGGCGGCGCCCGGCGGCGTGCTCGCCCTCTGCGGGCACCCCGACGAGCAGGGCAGGCTCTGGCGGCGCGAGGTCGGCGTGGACACCGCCGTGGACGAGCTGCTGCGGGCCCACCCGCCGGTGCTGTCCTTCCGCCGAACCGCCGCCCGGGACACCGAACTGGCCGGGACGCGGATCGCCGCGGGCGACAAGGTCGTCGTCTTCCACGTCTCCGCCAACCACGACGAACGCGTCTTCCCCCACCCGCACCGCCTCGACCTCGGCCGCCGCCCGAACCCGCACGTCTCCTTCGGCGACGGGCCGCACGTGTGCCTCGGCGCCCACTTCGCGCGACTGCAACTCCGCGTCTTCTACGAGGAGTTGCGTGAAGCCTGCGCGGGCGTCGAGTCCGCCGGGACGCCCCGGCGGCTCGTCTCCAACTTCATCAACGGGATCAAGTCGCTGCCGGTGCGACTGCGGGAGCCCTGA